The Thermoleophilia bacterium nucleotide sequence AGGGATGCGTGCCGACCGAACCGAGCGCATACCCCTGCTCGGAGGCCAGAGCGAAGAGCTCAGCGCGATTGATGAGCAGTTCGTGTGCCGCTTGTGCAAAGTGCAGCGTTCGCGGCGTCGACACTTCGATCTCGGAGCGCAGCAGCTCGCCGGCGATGCGAGAACGCAATCGCGGTGCCGCGGCGTCACGAAGAACCTCGAACCCAGGCGCAAGAGCAAGCGTAGCCGGGTCGAGGATTTGAAACTCTTCCTCGAGACCGAGGTCGAAATCCAAGGCCCTCTCGAAGCGCGCCTCGACCTCATCGAAGTAGGCGGCATGGCGATCGCTCATGTTAGCGACTGTCGCACCGGCGACGTGCCGCTCCCTCCCTCTCAGCCGACGCCGAGGATCTTCTTCGCCTGGGCGACGGCTTCGATGGCGTCTTCGGCGTAGCCGTCGGCGCCGATCTCCTCGGCCCAGGCACGGGTCGTGGGGGCGCCGCCGATCATCACCTTGACGGAGTCACGCAGGCCGGCCTCTTTCAGGGCGAGGATCGTCTTCTGCTGGTTGGGCATCGTCGTCGTCAGCAGGGCGGAGAGCAGGAGCAGGTCGGCCTGCTGCTCTTTGACCGCCTCGACGAAGGTCTCGACGGCGACGTCGCAGCCGACGTCGGTGACGGTGAAGCCGGCGGCCGAGAGCATCGAGCAGACGATCGTCTTGCCGATCTCGTGGATGTCGCCGGCGAC carries:
- a CDS encoding corrinoid protein, which encodes MSDALYQQMQQTIIDGEPEDAERLAREGLAAGLAPADILDLGFVKGIEEVGDLFGRGEFFLPELVQGAEAMKAAVAVLQPELDKSNEGRRSLGNAVAGTVAGDIHEIGKTIVCSMLSAAGFTVTDVGCDVAVETFVEAVKEQQADLLLLSALLTTTMPNQQKTILALKEAGLRDSVKVMIGGAPTTRAWAEEIGADGYAEDAIEAVAQAKKILGVG